From Butyricimonas paravirosa, one genomic window encodes:
- a CDS encoding RagB/SusD family nutrient uptake outer membrane protein, translating to MRKYRNIYIVLNLIFSLMLGACSDFLEESSQDETIPTTTTDYSELLMMYMYKTSKYNYNVLYYLDDDLKVNESKLPTGDYIWGPAALIRTFTWQPDMWELENGASPDDGYEYTYTQIMGINAVLDGVGDAVGTQRDRDLIRAEALGLRAFGYFRIVNMFGEPYNYNKKALGVPLKLTAALVENGIARSTVEEVYNQIVADLEEASKLFAKHPKTRGNYRLNGTTVDILLARAYLYMEEYDKAITAATQAIESAEGLSDYTKMSHGEKEFSLARYDLSEVEWLYGRTYIDPSLCPTGELLTGFTAGDKRRDFWFPVDATWVHKQLCPGELGNNSGANTPGNAIRISEAYLTRAEARVLSPTNKDESGALADLNELRRHRIVGYTDETSTTGLLEKIRQERRLELCYEFHRWFDLRRYGMPSISREFKQRQQDQYKIYTLKEKDPMYTLPFPLDIVNKNIQLVQNASAKAPEREGVLK from the coding sequence ATGAGAAAGTATAGAAATATATATATCGTGCTGAACTTGATCTTCTCGCTGATGCTGGGGGCTTGTTCGGATTTTCTGGAAGAGTCCTCGCAGGACGAGACCATCCCAACCACCACGACAGATTACAGCGAACTGCTAATGATGTATATGTATAAAACATCCAAGTACAATTACAACGTGCTTTACTATCTGGATGATGATTTAAAGGTTAACGAGAGTAAATTACCGACAGGAGATTATATTTGGGGGCCGGCAGCCCTAATCCGCACCTTTACCTGGCAGCCGGATATGTGGGAACTGGAGAATGGAGCCTCCCCGGATGACGGCTACGAGTATACCTACACACAAATCATGGGGATCAATGCTGTTTTGGACGGCGTGGGGGATGCAGTCGGAACACAACGGGATCGAGATCTGATTCGGGCAGAAGCATTGGGCTTACGTGCTTTCGGTTATTTCCGGATCGTGAATATGTTCGGGGAACCTTATAATTATAACAAAAAAGCCTTAGGCGTACCTTTAAAATTGACAGCCGCCCTAGTAGAAAATGGGATCGCCCGGAGTACAGTGGAAGAGGTGTATAACCAGATTGTAGCCGACCTGGAAGAAGCGTCCAAATTGTTTGCAAAACACCCGAAGACAAGAGGTAACTACCGGCTGAACGGGACAACAGTGGACATTCTACTAGCCCGGGCTTACCTCTACATGGAGGAATACGACAAAGCTATCACGGCAGCCACACAAGCCATTGAATCTGCCGAGGGACTAAGCGACTACACGAAGATGAGCCACGGGGAAAAAGAATTCAGCTTGGCTAGATACGATCTCTCCGAGGTGGAGTGGCTGTACGGGAGGACTTACATTGATCCGTCCTTGTGTCCGACGGGGGAACTACTGACCGGATTTACGGCAGGCGATAAACGTCGAGACTTTTGGTTCCCCGTTGACGCAACCTGGGTACACAAACAACTCTGTCCGGGAGAACTCGGCAATAATAGCGGTGCAAATACCCCGGGAAATGCCATCCGAATTTCGGAAGCATACCTAACGAGGGCAGAGGCCAGAGTGTTATCGCCCACAAACAAGGATGAGAGTGGGGCTTTGGCTGACTTGAACGAGTTACGTCGCCATCGTATCGTGGGTTACACGGACGAAACAAGCACGACGGGTTTATTGGAGAAAATCCGTCAGGAACGCCGCTTGGAATTGTGCTATGAGTTTCACCGCTGGTTCGACCTGCGCCGCTACGGGATGCCATCCATCAGCCGGGAGTTTAAACAACGACAGCAAGACCAATACAAGATCTATACCTTGAAGGAGAAGGACCCAATGTACACTTTACCTTTCCCGTTGGATATTGTCAACAAAAACATCCAGTTGGTACAAAATGCTTCCGCCAAAGCTCCGGAAAGAGAAGGCGTACTTAAATAA
- a CDS encoding DUF4251 domain-containing protein yields MKHITTLIALALVLGSLAPLTAQNKMTAKEKRTQTRQERKIAQQKVKEELYQDAVRALENNTFVLEANRLIFKRGRSANVSSIKNFISMANKKATVQVSFDTPRPLQNGLGGFTVEGNVSDIRMKKDKKGSIIYSFLVQGVSISAQVSLTLHRGSNNVSANISPSFHSNTLTMTGELVTQEKARVFEGFKR; encoded by the coding sequence ATGAAACACATCACTACACTCATCGCATTAGCCCTAGTGCTAGGCTCACTAGCGCCTCTTACCGCTCAAAACAAAATGACGGCAAAGGAAAAACGTACGCAAACCAGACAAGAGCGTAAAATCGCTCAACAAAAAGTAAAAGAAGAATTGTACCAAGACGCTGTTCGTGCTTTAGAAAACAACACGTTCGTACTAGAGGCCAATCGACTGATCTTCAAGCGAGGTAGATCGGCAAATGTCAGTTCAATCAAAAATTTCATTTCCATGGCAAACAAAAAAGCCACGGTGCAAGTAAGTTTTGACACCCCTCGCCCACTTCAAAACGGGTTGGGTGGTTTTACCGTAGAAGGCAATGTTTCAGACATCCGGATGAAAAAGGATAAAAAAGGAAGTATCATTTATAGCTTTCTCGTCCAAGGAGTCAGCATTTCCGCACAAGTCAGCCTCACCCTTCACCGGGGTTCAAATAATGTATCGGCAAACATCTCACCTTCATTCCACTCCAATACACTCACCATGACCGGAGAATTAGTGACACAAGAAAAAGCTCGTGTCTTTGAAGGATTTAAACGTTAA
- a CDS encoding ABC transporter ATP-binding protein, translated as MEESILKVERLSHRYSVQWAVRDISLEISKNGIYGLLGSNGAGKSTMMNIICGVLKQTEGSVHIKGINMRENPVAAKRHIGFLPQQPPLQMDLTVEEYLEYCSFMRDVPSKEVNKAIDKALDRCGISHFRKRVIHNLSGGYQQRVGIAQAIIHEPAIVVLDEPTNGLDPNQIVEVRHLIKDIAQDRTVILSTHILPEVQATCEYIRMIEQGTLVFSGSVDEFDNYIVPSTVEVSLIARPPVEDLRSGIPGVLQVEELGGTRYRLHFADAQEALERVAEVSATRGWRLNELNMEKSSLDAIFAELSKK; from the coding sequence ATGGAAGAGTCGATCTTGAAAGTAGAGAGACTGTCCCATCGCTACAGCGTTCAATGGGCGGTGCGGGACATCAGTTTAGAAATTAGTAAAAACGGCATTTACGGCCTATTAGGTTCCAACGGGGCCGGCAAGTCAACGATGATGAATATCATCTGCGGTGTTCTCAAGCAAACAGAAGGAAGCGTCCATATCAAAGGGATCAATATGCGGGAGAACCCAGTAGCAGCCAAACGCCATATCGGCTTTCTGCCACAGCAACCACCGCTGCAAATGGACTTGACAGTGGAAGAGTATTTGGAGTATTGTTCCTTCATGCGTGACGTTCCCTCTAAAGAGGTAAACAAGGCTATTGATAAAGCTCTCGATCGCTGCGGTATCTCTCATTTTCGTAAACGAGTGATTCACAACCTTTCCGGTGGATACCAACAACGAGTGGGTATAGCCCAAGCCATCATTCATGAACCCGCCATAGTCGTGCTGGACGAGCCGACGAATGGTCTGGATCCCAACCAAATCGTAGAGGTACGCCACTTAATCAAGGATATTGCCCAAGATCGTACAGTAATCCTTTCCACCCATATTTTACCGGAAGTGCAGGCCACATGTGAATACATTCGTATGATCGAGCAGGGAACACTGGTATTCTCCGGTAGCGTGGACGAGTTTGATAATTATATCGTCCCTAGTACCGTGGAAGTATCACTGATCGCCCGCCCACCAGTGGAAGATTTACGATCCGGAATCCCGGGTGTACTTCAAGTGGAAGAATTAGGAGGAACAAGGTACCGCCTTCACTTTGCCGATGCACAGGAGGCATTGGAAAGGGTAGCCGAGGTGAGCGCAACCCGTGGCTGGCGGTTAAATGAATTGAACATGGAGAAAAGTTCGCTGGATGCCATATTTGCAGAGTTATCAAAAAAATAA
- a CDS encoding SusC/RagA family TonB-linked outer membrane protein, which yields MKKMRNRKRFVGFSYCFKRLSFTVCIVGMLSFMNMEVYGQEKTKRISLKVTDVSVLQALHEVNRLCDNLVMFRSEEIMKERTRITLDMKNKPVLEVVKECLKGTSLGCVERNGKIIITVEGVKTLKITGLVTDGKMPLPGVTVLVKGVPLGTVTTTNGKYVLSLPAMEKLTLVFSFVGMETQEIMYTGKDTINVVLREDVKQMNEVVVTGYGNISKGNYTGATTTVRAEDILMSGATSVDQMLQGVVSGMLVRNTTGLVGATPKVRVRGTSTLLGSQEPVWVVDGVIQRDPQPFNSEDNTKFSVDADDIKQLAGNAISWLNPNDIESITVLKDASATAIYGSKAANGVIVITTKKATAGKLHVNYSGDFSIGQRPHYGLYDLMNSAERMDLSRDIYMERRCFGATDIVLPIGFEGLLKRYLDKKITKDEMEVEYQKMSRQNTDWFKILFRNSFNHNHSLSINGGSEKIQNRTSFGYSRQLGDAKGNNLSQFTVASNTTVRLWEQLTVNMTVNGSMRKVDGFAYGVDPFSYAYNTSRVIPCYNEDGTLLYHEKSGRNSDAVQGKTTYNYNILNEQAHTGSENNTRTWGATFDLRWQLFGDLEYQGMFSYSSSSSDSKKYATERSYYISEIRGYEYGSVAPNSVETISTPLPMGGLLETDLTNVSTITTRNALVYNKTFNLKHRITLQAGIETNSSKTKGESNTRWGYMPDRGETFAIPPTEYYQYGGSQYYRDNIDKVSGTHTVVNRIENTLSEYAMAVYTYDNRYVLNLSGRFDASNRFGQDKNKRFQPTWSAGLKWRVVNEHFIGKHWWLNNLDLYGSYGYQGNTVNTVSPELIATDVYEYLYNSYGLEIVSLPYPDLGWEKTKTWNVGIDAAFLDGRVNFNFNWFKKTSDVLSSKGVALENGVANGIISGSTMENSGYDFVINVIPVRTKNFTWQLSLNTSRTKNKVTKNSRTNLLDDYLDGNCIVDGEAFSTFYSYVFDQLEQEYGRPRFKYMDLESVEDIKDFMVNSGKFTPDFSGGLNTMFKYKNITLYALFAVQWGGHNRLPNLYEATTSKDGLPLPHQNASKKLLKRWKKVGDKTNIPSLPSIGSRTDIISFPENTVLAANYRSGENSYVMYNQSDARVANTDFIRCRSLSLAYNFGEKALNSIGLSHLQLKLSMTNPFMWVSDKKWDGLDPETGNWPTRRVTSFFVQVMF from the coding sequence ATGAAAAAAATGCGAAACCGGAAACGTTTTGTAGGCTTTTCCTATTGTTTTAAGCGACTATCCTTTACCGTTTGTATCGTAGGGATGTTGTCGTTCATGAATATGGAAGTTTACGGACAGGAAAAGACGAAACGAATCTCTCTTAAAGTAACAGATGTGTCTGTTTTGCAGGCACTACATGAAGTGAATCGTTTGTGTGATAACTTAGTCATGTTCCGCTCCGAAGAGATTATGAAGGAGAGGACCCGAATCACTCTGGACATGAAAAACAAACCCGTGCTAGAGGTCGTGAAAGAATGTTTGAAAGGAACGTCCCTAGGATGCGTGGAAAGAAACGGTAAGATTATTATCACGGTTGAGGGGGTAAAAACGTTGAAAATTACAGGACTCGTGACAGATGGTAAAATGCCACTTCCTGGAGTCACGGTACTGGTGAAGGGAGTACCCTTGGGAACCGTTACTACCACGAATGGAAAATATGTTTTGAGTCTACCAGCAATGGAAAAACTGACCTTGGTATTCTCCTTCGTGGGCATGGAAACCCAAGAGATCATGTACACGGGGAAAGACACGATAAACGTGGTCTTGCGGGAGGACGTGAAACAGATGAATGAAGTCGTGGTGACAGGTTACGGTAATATTTCCAAGGGGAATTACACGGGAGCAACCACCACGGTACGAGCCGAAGATATTCTGATGTCAGGGGCAACTTCCGTGGATCAAATGTTACAAGGCGTGGTGTCAGGAATGTTGGTGCGCAATACCACAGGACTAGTGGGAGCCACTCCAAAAGTACGGGTACGCGGAACTTCCACCTTGTTGGGTAGTCAAGAACCTGTGTGGGTGGTAGATGGCGTAATCCAACGGGACCCACAGCCATTCAACTCGGAAGATAACACAAAATTCTCCGTGGATGCTGATGACATCAAACAACTGGCGGGAAACGCAATCTCCTGGTTGAACCCGAATGATATTGAGAGCATTACGGTATTAAAAGATGCCTCGGCCACAGCTATCTATGGATCAAAAGCTGCAAACGGCGTGATCGTAATCACGACAAAGAAAGCGACTGCCGGAAAGTTACATGTAAACTATTCCGGTGATTTTTCTATCGGTCAACGCCCCCACTATGGTCTGTACGATTTGATGAATTCAGCAGAGCGAATGGATCTTTCACGGGATATTTACATGGAGCGTAGATGTTTTGGCGCAACAGACATCGTGTTACCGATCGGTTTTGAAGGACTGCTCAAGCGTTACTTGGACAAGAAAATCACGAAAGACGAGATGGAGGTGGAGTATCAGAAAATGTCTCGCCAGAACACAGACTGGTTCAAAATTCTATTCCGCAATTCATTCAATCACAACCATTCGTTGAGTATTAATGGAGGCTCGGAAAAAATTCAGAATCGAACCTCTTTCGGCTACAGTCGCCAATTGGGAGACGCAAAAGGAAATAATTTATCACAATTTACTGTAGCATCGAACACCACAGTCCGACTTTGGGAACAATTAACCGTGAACATGACGGTAAACGGCAGTATGCGTAAAGTGGACGGTTTTGCCTACGGGGTAGATCCTTTCTCGTATGCTTACAATACCTCCCGAGTGATCCCTTGTTATAACGAAGACGGCACCCTTTTATATCATGAAAAATCCGGCCGTAATAGCGATGCCGTACAAGGTAAGACAACATACAATTATAATATTCTCAACGAGCAAGCACACACGGGAAGTGAGAATAATACACGTACGTGGGGAGCCACTTTCGATTTACGGTGGCAGTTATTCGGAGATCTGGAATACCAAGGAATGTTTTCCTACTCTTCCTCTTCTTCCGACTCGAAAAAGTATGCCACGGAACGTTCCTACTATATTTCAGAGATTCGGGGATACGAGTATGGTTCCGTGGCCCCCAACAGTGTAGAGACGATTTCTACCCCCTTACCAATGGGAGGTTTGCTAGAGACGGATTTGACAAACGTGTCGACCATCACAACCCGGAACGCACTGGTGTACAACAAGACGTTTAATCTTAAACACCGGATCACGTTGCAGGCAGGAATCGAGACCAACTCTTCCAAAACCAAAGGAGAATCCAACACACGCTGGGGATATATGCCCGACCGGGGAGAAACGTTTGCCATCCCGCCGACCGAGTATTATCAATATGGAGGCAGTCAATATTACAGGGATAATATTGATAAAGTTTCAGGAACTCATACCGTGGTAAATCGCATAGAAAACACGCTAAGCGAGTACGCAATGGCTGTTTACACTTATGATAATCGCTACGTGTTGAACCTAAGCGGACGTTTCGATGCATCCAATCGTTTCGGTCAAGATAAGAATAAACGTTTCCAACCAACCTGGTCGGCCGGGTTGAAATGGAGGGTTGTCAACGAACACTTTATCGGCAAACACTGGTGGTTGAACAACTTGGACCTTTATGGTTCCTACGGGTATCAAGGAAATACGGTAAATACGGTATCTCCGGAATTGATCGCTACTGACGTGTACGAATATTTATATAATTCTTACGGGTTGGAAATTGTTTCCTTGCCTTACCCGGATCTCGGCTGGGAAAAGACCAAGACTTGGAACGTGGGTATTGATGCCGCCTTCCTTGATGGTAGAGTAAATTTCAATTTCAACTGGTTTAAAAAGACCAGCGATGTACTCTCATCCAAAGGGGTTGCTTTGGAAAACGGAGTAGCCAACGGGATTATTTCCGGTTCCACGATGGAGAATTCCGGGTATGATTTCGTGATCAACGTGATACCAGTGAGGACAAAAAATTTCACGTGGCAACTGTCTTTGAATACATCACGAACCAAGAACAAAGTAACAAAAAACAGTCGGACAAATCTGCTGGACGATTACCTAGACGGTAATTGTATCGTTGACGGCGAGGCCTTCTCCACGTTCTATTCTTACGTGTTCGACCAACTGGAGCAAGAGTACGGCCGTCCCCGATTCAAATACATGGATTTAGAATCCGTGGAAGACATCAAGGATTTCATGGTAAACTCGGGTAAATTCACCCCGGATTTCTCGGGTGGATTGAACACCATGTTCAAGTATAAAAATATCACGCTCTATGCCCTGTTCGCCGTGCAATGGGGAGGACACAATCGTTTACCTAATCTCTACGAGGCTACAACAAGTAAAGACGGTTTGCCTCTTCCACATCAGAACGCATCCAAGAAATTGTTGAAGCGATGGAAAAAAGTAGGGGACAAAACGAATATTCCCTCACTTCCCAGTATAGGTAGTCGAACCGATATTATCTCTTTCCCGGAAAATACGGTTTTAGCAGCGAATTACAGATCAGGTGAAAATTCCTACGTGATGTATAATCAATCTGATGCACGGGTTGCTAACACAGACTTTATCCGCTGCCGTTCTCTATCGTTAGCCTACAATTTTGGCGAGAAGGCGTTGAATTCGATAGGATTAAGTCATTTACAATTGAAGTTAAGCATGACGAATCCCTTCATGTGGGTATCCGATAAAAAATGGGACGGACTGGACCCGGAAACGGGCAACTGGCCGACCCGCCGGGTGACTTCGTTCTTCGTGCAAGTGATGTTCTAA
- a CDS encoding pyridoxamine 5'-phosphate oxidase family protein, translating to MNENKRLPEKFFDVLEHEGVVTVMSWGVEPHIVNTWNSYIVVTDDKRLLIPAYGFRKTEKNVNVNNKIKLALGSREVLGYKDYQGTGFIVTGTARYISSGDEYEYMKKKFPFLTRVFEVTVDKATQML from the coding sequence ATGAACGAAAACAAAAGATTACCCGAAAAATTCTTCGATGTATTAGAACATGAAGGTGTTGTGACTGTTATGTCATGGGGTGTTGAACCTCATATTGTTAATACATGGAATTCTTATATCGTGGTTACAGATGACAAACGCCTTCTCATCCCAGCCTACGGTTTTAGGAAGACTGAAAAGAATGTTAATGTGAATAACAAAATAAAACTGGCATTAGGTAGTAGAGAAGTTTTAGGCTATAAGGATTATCAGGGAACAGGTTTTATTGTCACGGGAACGGCTCGATATATCAGTTCTGGTGATGAATATGAATATATGAAAAAGAAATTTCCCTTTCTTACTAGGGTATTTGAAGTTACCGTAGATAAAGCGACACAGATGCTATAA
- a CDS encoding Gldg family protein → MKKIFKIAKMELQTLFYSPIAWLILVIFAFQTVTNFMGNIESYVQSQELGYPVSSITTRLFASPWGGLFTTVQGYLYLYIPLLTMGLMSRELSSGSIKLLYSSPVTNWQIILGKYLSMMIYGLALIFVLLVIALFGSFTIKDFDFPMVLSGLLGLYFLICAYAAVGLFMSSLTSYQVVAAIMTLVVLGLLSYVKNLWQEFELVREITYWLSISGRSGEFIRGLICSEDVIYFITVSALFLVLTVIRLQANRQKAPWTMTIGKYSSVLLIASVIGYFSSRPALMTYYDATATKSNTLTENSQDVVAKMKGGLTITTYVNALDLNDLWTAMPAQVKQDQERFRQYVRFKPEIKMKYVYYYDTVIDPRQDERWPDKNTQERFQEIVKGYHLDSTMFLAPTTIRKQIDLWPEGNRFVRLLERESGEKTFLRVYNDMYHHPFETEITAAFKRLVMELPKVGFLTGHGERDVKKIGDRDYNTFTWDKPFRNSLLNQGFDVEEVNLNSPIPKDINILVIAEMRSELLPTQKTNLDQYIARGGNLMILSEPKRKEYMDPLLAEFGVKLVPGQLVSISEDHAPDLVVVKPTKEGQELIYHFDQMAKLEYVVVNPGVSGLEFNPEKGYKAIPLFVTDSLVWNEMQTTDFVDDTARLNPDLGEVQQRYNTTLALTRKVNGRTQKVMVFGDADCISNGELSSGHKGIRASNFTLIPGSFFWLSDEEVPIDVRRPTPPDDLVYLSEKEASTWTIILRWIIPALMIILAFVIWLRRRGR, encoded by the coding sequence ATGAAAAAGATTTTCAAGATAGCAAAAATGGAGCTGCAAACGCTCTTTTATTCACCAATAGCATGGTTGATTCTTGTGATTTTTGCCTTCCAGACGGTAACAAATTTCATGGGGAATATAGAATCGTATGTACAATCCCAAGAACTGGGTTACCCGGTATCATCGATCACGACCAGATTGTTTGCCAGTCCTTGGGGTGGATTATTCACGACCGTACAAGGTTACCTCTACCTTTACATCCCACTTTTAACCATGGGACTGATGAGCCGGGAATTAAGTAGTGGTTCAATCAAGTTGTTGTACTCATCACCCGTGACAAATTGGCAAATTATCCTTGGGAAATATCTCTCGATGATGATCTACGGGTTGGCACTAATTTTTGTATTACTGGTCATCGCATTGTTCGGCTCTTTCACAATTAAAGATTTCGATTTTCCAATGGTTTTGTCTGGTTTGTTGGGTCTCTACTTTTTGATTTGCGCTTATGCCGCAGTAGGTCTATTTATGTCGAGTTTGACGTCATACCAAGTGGTAGCAGCTATCATGACTCTGGTTGTACTCGGTTTATTGAGTTACGTGAAAAATTTGTGGCAGGAATTCGAGTTAGTACGAGAAATCACCTACTGGCTTTCCATCTCGGGACGTTCCGGGGAATTTATTCGCGGTTTGATTTGCAGCGAAGATGTGATTTATTTCATCACGGTATCAGCCTTGTTCTTAGTTTTAACGGTAATCCGCTTACAAGCAAACCGCCAGAAAGCACCTTGGACAATGACGATCGGAAAGTACTCAAGTGTATTGTTGATCGCCAGCGTAATCGGATATTTCTCTTCCCGCCCAGCATTGATGACCTATTATGATGCCACGGCAACGAAATCAAACACGCTGACGGAGAATAGTCAAGACGTGGTGGCGAAGATGAAAGGCGGTTTAACAATCACGACATACGTGAATGCTCTGGATTTAAACGACTTGTGGACGGCCATGCCTGCACAGGTAAAGCAGGATCAAGAACGGTTCCGCCAATACGTGCGCTTTAAACCGGAAATCAAGATGAAATACGTGTACTATTACGACACGGTCATTGACCCTCGACAAGATGAGCGATGGCCGGATAAAAACACGCAAGAACGGTTCCAAGAGATTGTGAAAGGTTATCATTTGGACTCCACGATGTTCCTCGCACCGACAACCATCCGCAAGCAGATTGATTTGTGGCCGGAAGGCAACAGGTTCGTGCGTTTACTGGAACGGGAAAGTGGAGAAAAGACATTCCTGCGTGTATATAACGATATGTATCATCATCCATTCGAAACAGAGATCACGGCCGCTTTCAAACGTTTAGTGATGGAATTACCAAAAGTCGGATTCTTGACAGGCCACGGCGAACGGGACGTGAAAAAAATCGGCGACCGAGATTACAATACTTTCACTTGGGACAAACCCTTCCGTAACTCCTTGTTGAATCAAGGCTTCGATGTAGAGGAAGTAAACCTGAACAGTCCGATCCCGAAAGACATTAATATCTTGGTGATCGCCGAGATGAGAAGCGAACTACTCCCTACTCAAAAAACGAATCTAGATCAATATATCGCTCGTGGTGGTAATTTAATGATTTTAAGCGAACCCAAACGCAAGGAATATATGGACCCACTATTGGCCGAGTTTGGCGTAAAATTGGTACCCGGGCAACTGGTGAGCATCTCGGAAGATCACGCCCCCGACTTAGTGGTAGTAAAACCGACGAAAGAGGGACAAGAATTGATTTACCACTTCGATCAGATGGCTAAATTGGAGTATGTAGTGGTAAATCCCGGAGTGTCCGGTTTGGAATTTAACCCAGAGAAAGGATACAAGGCAATACCGCTATTCGTGACCGACTCGCTGGTGTGGAACGAAATGCAAACCACCGATTTCGTAGACGACACGGCCCGCTTGAATCCAGACCTAGGGGAAGTACAACAACGTTATAACACGACCTTGGCTCTAACTCGCAAGGTGAACGGAAGGACACAAAAAGTAATGGTATTTGGAGATGCAGATTGTATCAGTAACGGTGAATTGAGTTCCGGCCACAAGGGAATCCGGGCCAGCAACTTCACATTAATCCCGGGTAGTTTCTTCTGGTTGTCCGACGAAGAAGTACCTATTGACGTGCGCCGTCCAACCCCTCCTGATGACTTGGTTTATCTCAGCGAAAAAGAGGCCTCCACGTGGACAATTATTCTGCGATGGATCATCCCGGCGTTAATGATTATTTTGGCTTTCGTGATTTGGTTGCGTCGACGAGGGAGATAA
- a CDS encoding FecR family protein, protein MDYSKARQLAEIIVKIRLRNVTFQERATLADWLEESENNRQLYKRIVRGQSIAKRLKEEDQINESVNFVLVRDGIIRRLVRKQQTRRFLRLVSGSISAACLVGAVLFVLNNKPDKEIRRTSGEENIIIAAKPETNTRAMLILADGVQIDLVHDLPEVVEQKRAIIRGENGKLLYEVKRDSLLNDETVEETFNRVVTYVGGDYFLTLSDGTRVWLNADSELEFPVSFVRNERVVKLQGEAYFEVQRDVNKPFIVDANGLRTRVLGTSFNVKAYRDEQNVFTTLVKGSVAVEVLDNGNVPTSRVVLEPGMQAMWHEGSKAISVQPVNVANIAAWKDGKFIFTEEDIEVVLRTLSRWYGVNFICKDTQMEKYTFNGLINKDEKLETVLENLTLAGGPIFNVVGKNVYITKK, encoded by the coding sequence ATGGATTATTCAAAAGCAAGACAGTTGGCCGAGATTATCGTCAAGATTAGATTAAGGAATGTAACGTTTCAAGAACGAGCCACTCTAGCTGATTGGTTGGAAGAAAGCGAGAATAATCGTCAATTATACAAGCGAATCGTACGCGGGCAGAGTATTGCTAAAAGACTGAAAGAAGAGGATCAAATCAATGAATCGGTTAATTTTGTACTTGTACGAGATGGTATCATCCGGCGTTTGGTGAGAAAACAACAAACAAGAAGATTCTTGAGGTTGGTGAGCGGGAGTATATCCGCCGCATGTCTGGTGGGAGCCGTGTTGTTTGTACTGAATAATAAACCGGACAAAGAAATCCGAAGAACCTCGGGAGAAGAAAATATAATCATTGCTGCAAAGCCGGAAACAAATACCCGGGCAATGTTAATACTGGCAGACGGGGTTCAGATTGATTTGGTTCATGATCTCCCGGAAGTGGTGGAACAGAAGAGAGCGATTATCCGGGGAGAAAATGGTAAACTTTTGTATGAAGTAAAACGGGATTCTCTCTTAAACGATGAAACCGTGGAGGAAACTTTCAACCGAGTGGTTACTTACGTCGGTGGTGATTATTTTCTGACATTAAGTGACGGTACACGGGTATGGTTAAATGCAGACTCGGAACTGGAATTTCCGGTTAGTTTCGTGAGAAATGAACGGGTCGTGAAATTACAGGGAGAAGCTTATTTCGAGGTGCAACGAGATGTTAACAAGCCTTTTATTGTCGACGCAAATGGTTTGAGGACACGAGTATTAGGAACTTCCTTTAACGTGAAAGCTTACCGAGACGAGCAAAATGTTTTCACAACTTTGGTTAAGGGAAGTGTCGCGGTGGAAGTGCTGGATAATGGAAATGTACCCACTTCGAGAGTTGTGCTTGAACCGGGAATGCAAGCCATGTGGCATGAGGGAAGTAAGGCCATTTCGGTACAGCCGGTAAATGTCGCTAATATTGCCGCCTGGAAAGACGGTAAATTCATTTTCACGGAAGAGGATATAGAGGTGGTTTTAAGGACTTTGTCCCGCTGGTACGGGGTGAATTTCATTTGCAAAGACACGCAAATGGAAAAATATACGTTTAACGGTTTGATCAATAAAGACGAGAAGTTGGAGACCGTGTTGGAGAATTTGACATTGGCAGGAGGACCGATATTTAACGTCGTGGGTAAGAACGTGTATATAACGAAAAAATAA